The following is a genomic window from Hymenobacter sp. APR13.
ACGCAACCCCATCCTGAACCAATAAATCTTTAACTAACCACTGATGCCAGTGAGAAGTGTTATGCGGTATTAATCCGCCTTTCGGCGGGCTATCCCCCAGTTCAGGGCAGGTTGGTTACGCGTTACGCACCCGTGCGCCACTAGTATATTGCTATACCCGTTCGACTTGCATGTATTAGGCCTGCCGCTAGCGTTCATCCTGAGCCAGGATCAAACTCTCCATTGTAAGAAATTCTCTACACCTATCCGAAGATAGGCTGATGTCAAGTGCTGATCCGACCCGGTATTGTTGACGTGTCTTGTCCAAACCCGTCACGCTTCTTTGCTTGTTGCGCCTGCCCTTCCGAAGAAAAGCCGGCCGCGAAGCTTACCTATTTGTCATTTCCATCCATTCAAAGAACGTGTGTTTCACCCAATTGGTGAAACTCGGTGACTCAGCGAGTGAGTCGGTAAGCTTGTCTTTCGTTTCCCTCTCCCGTGTGAAGCGGGCTGCAAAGGTAAGCAGCTTTTTGCAATCGGCAAGAAAAACTTTTCGTGTTTTTCGCTGCTCTTTCTTTCTCGTAATCCCCTTCCGAACGAAGCGGGCTGCAAAGGTAAGAAGCGGTTTCTGATTTGCAAGAAAAACTTTTCATGTTTTTCTGTGCCGTGTTTTTCAGTGGCCGCCTCCGGTTGAAGCGGGGTGCAAAGGTAAGACGCCTTTTTGCTTTTACAAGTGGCCTTTGACAAAAACTACGTTAAACATACCTTATAGCGTCGTTTTATCAGATGCCAATTCCAATAAAAAGCCTCACAGCCAATCCTTTTGGCTTAGGGCTGGCGGTGAGGCTTCATACTTAAAAACTTGATCGGCTATCTGGAACAGCCTCAGTAACCGCTTTTATCTGGTAGCAAACATTACCGCTCATTGCTGCAAACTATGCTGAGCAGGCCTGTGACTGGGCAGATAGAGCCGGGTGATACTGCTGGCCAGAACACGCTACTATATACTATATGGTATGTCGTGGGCTTAGTGGGCTGCGTTCAAGTCAATCTTTTCGCCGGGGCGGGCGCGTTTGATGATCAGTACTAATGGCAGACACGCCAGGAAGAACAAGCCAATCAACAGGAAGGTCTGGCCGTAGGTGATGATAGCGGTCTGTTTCATGAGCATGCCTTCCAAAGCTGCGTAGGCTTGCTGCTGGGCCTGCATCAGAGAAGCGCCTTTGGCCATGAAGCCGGCGGTGAGGCCCTGGACACGCTGCTGCGTTTCGGGGTCGTAGAGGGAGATGTTGGGCAGCAAGGCCACGCGGTTGTGGAAGGAGGTGCGCTCTATATAGGTACCGACTAGGGCGACGCCGAACGAGCCGCCCAATTGCCGGATCATGCCGGTGAGGCCGGCGGCCTGGCCGGCATCTTTGCCGCTGATGCCCGATAGCGACATAGTAGTAATAGGCAGGAACAGCAATGCTAGGCCGAAGCCGCGCAGCATCAGGGGCCAGAAGAAGTCGCTTTCGCCGGCCAGGGGCGTGATGCGGCGGCTCATCCAGTAGGAGAAGATGAAAAAGACGCCGAAGCCGATGGGCAGCATGAACTTCTGAGGCACGCCTTTCTGGATCATCTTGCCCACGATGGGCATCATGAAGCCGGAGAGCAGGGCGCCTGGCAGCAGCAGCAGGCCTGTTTGGGCGGCGGTGAAGCCCAGAATGCGCTGGCAGAAGATGGGGAACACGAAGACGGAGGCGAACAGGCCGAACCCGAGGATGAACGACAGGAACGCACCGACGGCCAGGTTGCGGCTTTTGGTGAGCACGCGCAGATCCACGATGGGCTGCTCGGCGGTTAGCTCGCGCCAGATGAATCCGACGACTCCTATAATAGAGGCAGCGGTGAAGGCCAGAATGTAGGCGCTTTCAAACCATTCTTCCCGCTCGCCCTGCTCCAGGACCAGCTGCAAGGAGCCAACGCCCAGAATCAGCAGGAAAATGCCGGTCCAGTCGATGTCGCGCAGGGGCCGGGGAATGGCGTTTTTGATGCGTTCCGGGTCGCGGATGAAGAGCACGGTGCAGAAGGCGGCGATGATGCCCACGGGCACGTTCACGTAGAAGATCCAGGGCCAGGAGTAATTGTCGACGATGAAACCGCCGAGCGTGGGGCCGATGGTGGGGCCGATAATCACGCCCATGCCGAACAGAGCCTGCCCGAGCGCCAGCTGCTTGGGCGGAAACGTATCAATGAGAATAGCCTGCGAGGTGGCCATGAGGGCGCCCCCGCCAATACCCTGGATGAAGCGGAACGCCACCAGCTCCCAGATGTTGGTGCTCTGCCCGCAGGCCATGGAAGCCAGCGTGAACAGAATCACGGAGAAGAGGTAGTAGTTGCGGCGGCCGAACTGCTCAGCCAGAAAGCCCGTCATCGGGATGACGATGACGTTGGCAATGCCGTAGGAGGCCACCACCCAGCTTACCTCCTGCTGGGTGGCGGAGAGGTTGCCCATCATTTGCGTGAGGGCCACGTTCACGATGCTGGTATCGATAAGCTCCAGCAGCGTGCACAACACCACCGTCGCCACGATGATCCATTTCGTTAATCCGGTTTCCATTTAGTTGTGCTTAGTTGTTGGTGCTTCGTGCTTGGGGCGGGCTGATTTTATCCGACCCGAAAGCCAGGCACTATTTTACCTTCACCGTGGCTACCACGCTCATGCCGGCGCGGAGGGGGTGTTCGGGGTCGGCTTTGTCGAGCACGATTTTGACGGGGACGCGCTGGGTCACTTTCACGAAGTTGCCGGAGGCATTATCGGGGGGCAGCAGGGCGAAGCGGGCGCCGGTAGCAGCCGACAGCGACTCAATGTGGCCCTGGAACTCCTCGTTGGGGTAGGCATCTACCTCTACATTCACAGGCTGGCCCACTTTCATGTTTTCCAGCTGGGTTTCCTTGAAGTTGGCGATGATCCAGGTTTGCTCGGAAGCTACCAGGCCCATCATCTGCTGGCCGGGGCTTACTACCTGGCCGGGCTGCACGCCTTTCTTGCTGACCACGCCGTTGCCGGGAGCCGTGATAGTGGTGTAGCTGAGCTGGAGCTTGGCGTTATCGAGGTCGGCCTGGCGCTGCTTTACTACGGCTTCGGCTACGGCAATCTGCTGGCGGGCGGCGGCTACCTGCTGCTGAGCTACGCGCACCTGCTGCTGGGCCGTGGAGCGCTGGGCGCTGGTCGACTTCAGATTGGCCTGCACGGCGTCGTACTCGCTCTGCGGGATGATGTCTTCTTTGCGCAGGAAGGCGCTGCGCTTCAGGTCTTTTTCGAGGCGGGAGCGGTTGGCGTCGCTGACGCCGATGGCCGACTGGGCGCTGCTCACGTTGGCCTGCGCGGTACCTACGCCGGCCTCGGCGGCCACTACATTGGCGCGGGCGGCAGCCAGAGCGGCCTCAGCGGCATTCACGCGCTGCTGGTAGTCGGCGGGGTCGAGGGTGACGAGGACGTCGCCTTTTTTCACGGCCTGGTTGTCCTGCACCTTCACTTCTACCACCGGCCCACCGATGCGCGGCAGAATCGGGTACACGTCGCCTTCCACTTGGGCGTCGTCGGTTTCTTCGTGGCTGAGGCCAAACTGGTAGCGCTGCCAGCCGAAATAGCCGCCAACCAGCAGCACCAGCGCCACAATAATCAGAATGATAGGACGCTTGGAGCGGCCGACGGGCTGTTCGTCCACGGCGGGCTCGTAGGCGGGAGCAGCAGGACGAGAAGTAGCTACGGCCGGATCTTGTTGAACGGGAGTTGCCATGTCAGAATAAGAAGGAGGTTTTTTTGGGAGTTGTTAGTTGTTGGTTGGCCGTTGCTGGATGCTGGTCGTCAGGCTTCAGTTGTTCTGAAATCTGAAAACCAGCAACTAACCACTAAGCCGAGGCCCGGTAGGACGTATCCACCGGCGACTTCACCAGCAGCGTGACGCAGGAGGCGGTACGCACGACAGTTTCGGCCGTGCTGCCCATCAGAAACCGGTTCAGGCCGGTGCGACCGTGCGCCCCGATTACGATGAGGTCGGCAGGGTGCCGGCGGGCTTCCGCCACAATGGCCTGGGCCACATCAGGCGCGTGCACCACGGCCGTGCTGACGCGGGCCCCGGCGGCCGTAGCCAGCGCATGATAATGGGCCAGCTGCTGGGCCAGCGCCAGATCGGGCAGGTTTTCCAGCACCGGCTGCGGCTCCAGCACGTGCAGCAAGCGCAGCTCGGCGTGGGTGCCGGCGGCCAGCGCAGCCGCATAGGCGACCAGCGGCGCCGTAGCTTCTGAGAAGTCGACTGGGCAAAGAACGGTGGCAATGGTCATGTGGAGAGTAGCTGAGTAATGGAGTAGCTGAGTAGCGGGTAGTTAAATAGAAGAGTAGGTCGTTCTGGTTCAGCAAAAGCCTTTACTCAGTTGCTCAACTACTCAGTTACTCGTCTACTTGGCAGGTGCTGTACCGGCCCAGATCTGCTCGCCGGTGGCGCGCTTGAGCTGGTACTGGCCCAGCGTGTAGTTGTAGATGGCCTGCAGCCGCGCCAGGCGGGCCTGGGCCAGCGAGGTTTCGGCGTCCAGCACGTCGAGGTTGGTGCCCACGTCGTAGCGGTAGCGGGCTTTGGCGCGGGTGAGGGCGTCGGTGGCCTGGCTGATCTGCAGCTGGGCGTTGTCGTAGCGGGCCGTGCTCGACTGCAGGTTGTTCACGGCCTGCCGCACGTCGGCGCGGATTTGCTCCTGCGTATCCTGGATGCGGGCCTGCGAGCCGCGGATGTTGGCCTGGGCCTCTACCCGCTGGTTTTTGTTTCTGCCCCCATCGTATATCGGCACCGAAAACTGCACCACGCCCACCGAGTTAGGCCGGAACTTGTCGAGGTTGGGCAGATAGCCGTTTTTCCCGCCCAGCTGCGCCCCTACTCCCAGCGTGGGCGTGTTGGCGCGCTCAATCAGCTTCAGGTTGAGGTTGGCGGTCTGCTCGGCGTCGCGGGCCAGCTTCACTTCGGGGCGGTTTTCGGTGGCCTGCGCCAGGGCCTGGTTCAGGTCGACGGCGGTGGGCTGGTAGGCGAAAGTGCCGCGCACCGGTACGTCTACGTACTCGGGCTTGTGCAGCAGGCGGGCCAGTTGCACTTGTTGGTTGCGGAGCTGGTTTTCGAGGTCGATTTTGGTATTCTGGGCCTGGGTGATGCGCACATCGGTGGTGGTCACGTCGAAGCGCGTGCTCACGCCGCCTTCCACCCGCTTCTCCATTTCGCGCTTGTGCTGCTGCAGCGAGGCAATCTGGGCGTTCTGCACCTTGATGCTTTCGCGCACAAATAGAATGTTGTAGTAGACTTGGGCGGCAGAATACGCTAGGTCGCGGCGGGTTACGTTGATCTGGTCGACGGCAGTCAGGCGGCGGCTTTCGGCCAGATTATACGTGGCGTCCTTCTTGCCGAAGTCCAGCAGGCCGTATTGCAGCGTGATGTGGGCGTCGTAGTTGTTGTTGGGCGCCAGTTGAAAGGCCGGGGCGTCGGGGCTGAGCTGCACCTGCACTACCGGGTCGATGCGGGTGTAGGTGGCCGTGCCCGTAATCTGGGGCAGGAAACCGCCGCGGCTCTGCGTTACGCGGCTGGTGGCGGCATTCACTTCTTCTTCCAGCGTCGTGATGGCCGGGTTGGCATCCAGCACCGACCGGATAGTGCCATCCAGCGTCAGCGAATCGGAGAGCACCTGGGCCTGCGCGGCACCGGCGGCGGTCAGCAGCCCCAGCATCAGGAGTGAAGCGGCAAATTGAGGTCGGGAAAGCATCGGGTTACAGCTTGTTGGTACACCGTTCTTACCCAATCCAGTGCCAAATCATTAAAACGATTTTAACCCGCGCAAAAACCGCGTTTTCATGCTTTAAAAGCAATTATTTTTTTACTCCTTCCTCAAACAACCTAATTTCGCTCGGTTGCGTTTTCCTGTTATATCAGGATTACCTGAATTTTGTTCCTGCTATTTCAGCAAAATACCATGCCACAGTCAGAAGAGTCGCTGCTGCTGTACCTCAACGAGGCCATTGCTACCACGCGCAGTAAAGACAAGCTCTTTCAGCTCGTAACGGAGAAGCTGCGGCTGATTTTTCCTTTCGACATGATTGCCATCATCACGCTCGACAGCGCCCAGCGCTACAAGCGGCTGTTCATGCGCGACTACTTGGGCGAGGTGCCCTACCCGATGCCGCAAAATGCAGCCGGCATGATGCCGGTGGAAAACTCCCCGACTGAGCTGTTTGTGCGCGACCCACGGGTGCAGCAGATTGACATCCGGGAGCTGACGGCGGACTACCCGGACTTCATGCCGTTTGTACTGCTGGAGCAGCGCAAGGTGCACTACCTGACGGTGGTACCACTGCGCACCGGCGGCCAGTTGATCGGGCTGCTGTGCATGGCGGCGCGGCGCGCCCCCGCCCTGCTGCCCGCCGACCTGACGCTGCTGGAAAAAATCGGGAGCCTAGTGGCAGTAGCCGTGAACAATGCCCTGGCCTTCGAGGAAATAGCCTGGCGGGAGCGGGAAAAATCGGTGCAGCTGTCGGTGACCAACGTGCTGCTGAGCAGCAAAGACCGGCAGGCGTTGTTTCAGACGGTAGCGGAAGAAATCAACCGCATCGTGCCGCTCGACTACTTCGGGCTGCGCATTCAGCGGCGGGAAACGGCCACGGAGGGCTTCGCGGAGTTTGCCAAGCAGCCCGACGGCACGTTTGCGCCGCTGGCCGAAAGCCGCTGGGACGGGGTAGCCGACCGGGAGCAGATGCAGCGCGAAACCTTCGGCATCTTCTCGCAGCCGCTGCTGCTCACCGGCCCCGACTACGAGCTGGCCGCCCGCCGCTACCGCATGCTGCAGTACACGATGGAGAAAAACGGCACCCGCGCCATGCTGGGCGTGCCGCTCTGGACCGACGACACCCAGGCCGCCGTGCTGGTGCTGGCCAGCCGACGCCCCGACGCCTTCACCACCGCCGACCTGGACCTGGTGGCGGGCCTGGCGCCGCAAATCACGCTGGCCATGCGCAACCTGTTTGCCTTCGAGCAGATTGAGGCCCTGCGTGCCCAGCTGGAGCGCGAAAAAACCTACCTGCTCGACGAAATCAACACCACGGCCAAGTTCGAGGACTTCATCGGGACCAGTTCGGTGATGCAGCTGGTGCAGACCCGCATCCGGCAGGTGGCGCCCACCGACACCACGGTGCTCATCCAGGGCGAAACTGGCACCGGCAAGGAGCTGGTGGCGCGGGCCCTGCACAACCTGTCGCCGCGCAAGGAGCGCGCCCTCATCAAGCTTAACTGCGCGGCGCTGCCGGCTCAGCTCATCGAAAGTGAGCTGTTTGGGCACGAAAAGGGCGCATTTACGGGCGCCCACGACCGGCGCATCGGCAAGTTTGAGCTGGCCGACGGCGGCACGATTTTCCTGGACGAAGTAGGGGAACTGCCGCTCGACCTACAGGCTAAGCTGCTGCGGGTGCTGCAGGAAAAGGAGTTCGAGCGCATTGGCGGACGGCGCGTTATCCGGGCCGATGTGCGCGTCATTGCGGCCACCAACCGCGTGCTGGAAGAGGAAGTGGCGGCCGGACACTTCCGCGCCGACCTCTATTACCGCCTCAACGTGTTTCCGATCCGGCTGCCGGCCCTACGCGAGCGGACCGAAGACATTGAGCCCCTGATGCGGCACTTTCTGGAGCGCTTCACCAAGCAGATGGGCAAGCCCGTGCGCGGCCTGCGCGAGCGGGATTTGCGCGCCCTGCAGCAGTACGGCTGGCCGGGCAACGTGCGCGAGCTGGAGCACGTGCTGGAACAGGCCGTGATAGTCAGCCAAGGGCCGTTTCTGGAGTTTCAGGGCTTTGCGGCGGCCACCCAGGCCGCTCCCGCTGCCGCCGATGCCGGGGGCCCGCTCAAAACCCTGCGCGAGCAGGAGCGCGACCATATTCTGGCGGCGCTGCACCGCACCGGCGGCCGGGTTAGCGGCCCCAACGGCGCCGCCGTCCTGCTCGACATCAACCCCAAAACGCTGGAAGCCCGCATGAAAAAGCTGGGCATCCGGCGCACGGTGGAGGCGGGCGAGTGAGTGAGTGAGCTAGAGCTAGTTCCCCTCCTTGGAAAGGAGGGGTTAGGGGTGGTTGATCTTGCGCCAGAACAGATTTTAGAATTAATTCTAGCAACCGTCCAACGACTGTCAACCACCCCTAGCCCCTCCTTTCCAAGGAGGGGAACTAGCTTTTAGCTCTATCTCTCTTCAGCAAAAAAGGCCGCTCTGCTTGCGCAGGGCGGCCTTTTCAACTCTAACAAACTGGCTTATTTCGCAGCCTGAATATCGGCAATGGCTTTTTCGGCGGTGGCCTGGTTGGCGGCGGCGGCAGGTTTGCCGGCCTGGGCTTTGGCGCCGGCCTGCAGGGCCTCAATTACGGGCTCCGCGGCGCCGTAGCGCTTGTACTTGATGGCCAGGTCGCGCAGGCGCTCCACGTCTTCGGTGAAGGCCTTGGGGTCGTTGAGGCGGGTGAGCATCGTGCCCATGCCTTCGAAGTAGCCGAACTTGTTCTGACCATCGGCGGCATCGTACCGAGTGCGCACGTAGGCCCACTGGGCGTCGCCGCCGTGCTGGCTGTAAACGCTGGCCACGGCCTGGCTGATGCCGGCGTCTTCGCTGCTTTCCAGGGCCTGCGCTTTGGTCAGGGCCAGGGCAGGCTGCACCTCACCCAGCGCCTGTAGCGCGGCCGCCTGCACCGTGTACGACGGCGCGCTCAGCTGGCGGCTGAACAGCTTTTCATCCTTCTTCTCCTTGAGCTTGGCCAGCGCCGTGAGCTCCGTAGCCAGAGCGTGCGGGTCTTTTTCGGTGGCTACCCGCTTGCGCAGCGCCGGCGCGGCTTCCTTGGCAATGTCCTTGTTGTCGAGCTTCAGGCGCTCGGCGGCCACCATGCGCAGGTTGTTGAACTTGTCGTTGAGGCCAGCCAGCAGCAGCTTGCGGGCGGCGGCATCGGTGTCCTGCTTGGCGGCAGCGGCCAGCAGAGCCTCGCGGCGCGCCACGTAGAGCGGGGCGTGGGCATACTGGTAGGCAAACTCAGCCACGGGCTTGTTGTCGGTTTGCTGCCACACCAGCGTTTTCTCGGCGTCCACGTCCACCAGGTTCGGCTTGGCCGAAAGCGGCATCGTGAAGGTCTGGGTGGCTTGGGTCATCATCACGCGCTGGCGCTGGGGCTGGCCGTTCACGTAATAATCAATGGCGAAGGGCAGCTGAAACGGCTGGCCGGGCTGGGTCTGCTTCACGGTCACGGACTGCACCTTCTGGGCGGCGTCCCAGGCGTAGTCAATCGTGACAACGGGGTGGCCGGTGCCGAAGTACCACTGGTTGTAGAACCAGTTCAGATCCTGGCCCGACACGGCTTCCATGGCCAGGCGCTGCTGGTGGGCCTCGCCGTTGCCGAATTTGTTGTCCTGCAGGTATTTCTGCAGGCCGGCGAAGAACACGTCGTCGCCGAGGTAGGTGCGCAGCATGTCCAGAATGGCGCCGCCTTTCTGGTAGCTCACCAGGTCAAACATCTCCTCCTTATCGGCATAATGGAAGCGGACCAAGTTTTTCTGGGCGTCGGGGGCGCTGCGCAGGTAGTTGCGCAGGTTGCGGTGATTGTGCGAGTCGCCGGCGTCGGCGCCGTAGCGGTGCTCGGCGTAGAGGCCTTCCGAGAAGTCGGCCATGCTTTCGTTCACCGTGAGGTTGCTCCAGCTTTCAGCCGTCACGTAGTCGCCGAACCACTGGTGGAATAGCTCGTGGGCAATGACCGATTCGTTGCCGTATTCGCGGTCCAGCAGCTGCTTGTCGGTCATCTGCACAAACTCGCCGTGCAGCGTGGCCGAGGTGTTTTCCATGGCCCCGCTCACGTAGTCGCGCACCACCACCTGGGCGTATTTATTCCACGGATACTCCACGCCGAGGCGGTTGGAGAAGAACTCCAGCATGTCGGGCGTGTTGCCGAAAATCTGCTTGGCGAAGGGCGCGTACTTGGGCTCGAGGTAGTAGCTCACCTCCTTGCCGCGCCAGGTTTCCTTGTAGATTTTGAAGTCGCCGACGGCCATCATGAACAGGTAGGGCGCGTGGGGCAGGTCCATCTTCCAGGTGTCGGTGCGCAGGCCCGCGCCGGCGGGCGTCTGGCTCACCAGCGCGCCGTTGCTCAGCGTCACGTACTTGCTGGGTACCGTCAGGCTGATTTCCGAGGTGGTTTTCTGGTTGGGCCGGTCGATGGTCGGAAACCACGCCGAGGAGGCTTCCGTCTCGCCCTGGGTCCAGATCTGCACGGGCTTGCCGGCCACGGCGCTGTCGGGGTTGATGAAGTACAGGCCTTTGGCGTCGCTGATAGCCGCGCTGCCCTGCACCTTCAGCTCGTCGGGCTTGGCCGTGTACTCGATGTAGACGGTGTAGCTGGTGCCGGGCGCCATGGCCTTGCCCAGGTAGATGCGCAGGTTGTTCTGGTCGGTGTAGTCGAACTTCAGCGGCGTCAGCTGCTGGCCGTTCACCAGCGCCACCTGCTTGATGTCCATGCCTTTGGCGTCGAGCCGCAGCGAGTCGGTGGCGTAGGCGTGGGGCTTCAGCGTCACCCATTCCTTGCCGTAGAGGTAGCGCTTGGCGTAGTCGAAGCGCACATCGAGCTTGGTGTGCACCAAGTCGTTGACCTTGGTGGCGGAGGCGCGGTAGATCTGCAGGGTCGGGTTGGCGGACGGCGTGGATGGGGCCTGTTGGGCCAGCGCCGCCGTGGTAGCCAGCACGCAACCGGCAGCAGTAAGCAGGTTTTTCATGAGTATGGAAGGAAGGGAAGGGAAAGCAAGGGCACCGCAATGGCGCGGAGGCTGCAGCTTTTGGGGAAGTTATTGCGCCCCGGACTAGCTGCAACAAACATATAAAACGGTACTATGCAAAACAAGGTACTATGTAAATAAATAATCAATTTAACAGATATTTCTAATCGGCACAGCTGCTTCTGCCGTGCTGAAGGATGGATTCCGGCGCTGTTGCTGCATCACTGAAGGAAAGGTAAACAACAGCCGGAATATGCGGGCAAGGCTACAAAATCCCGGCTTTTAGCAGCCTTGCAGGGGCTTGCTGCGTACACTCCTGCATCCATTCACCTTAGCTTATACCCCCATGGCCCAGACCGCCTCCACCCCCAAGCATACCGACCCCGAAACCAAGCGCGACGAAAAGAAGAACGAGGAAACGGTGAAGGACAAGCCCGACGGCAAAAAGAAAACCACGCAGCAGAAGTAAGCTGCCCCGCATTCCCGGACGCCCGGCTTCCTCCCAGGAAGCCGGGCGTTTTTGTGGCGCACCACTGCCCGTTTCCGGCATTTTATTCGGCCCGCCGCTGTTTTGCGTGTACTTTAGACCCGCATGCCCACTCCCGACCTCGACCCCACGCAGCTCACCCGCGAGCAGGTGCTGCGCGCCCTGCGCCACCTCGACCGCGAAGGCCCGCGCATGCCCCTGAGCACCGTCTACGACCTGGTGTACCGGGGCCGACGCTACGCGCCACGGGCCGTGGCGCAGCTGGCGTTTCGGCTGGCGCTGGGGCAGCCCGAGGCCGCGTGGCCACTGGCTGCCGGCGCGCCCACCAACCGCGTGCTGGAGCGCCTCGACTTCACTATTGCCACCAAGCGCCCCACCCTCGCCAACTCCCCGCTGGATGGCGACGTGGCCGCCCAGCAGGATATGCAGGCGCTGTACGTAGGCCCCGAAGCCACCCCGAAACCACCGAAACCAGCCCCGGCCCCCACCACTGAAACGGAGACGCAGGCCCACGAGCCCGCCCCCGCCTACACGCTGCCCACCGAGCCGTACGGCCGTGAGCAGGCACTGCAGGAGTTGTTTGTTTCGGAAGGCAAGCTGGCCGATGCGCTGGCCGGTTTGCGCCGCCGCCGCAACCTGATTCTGCAGGGTCCGCCCGGCACTGGCAAAACCTTCCTGGCGGGGCGCC
Proteins encoded in this region:
- a CDS encoding DHA2 family efflux MFS transporter permease subunit, with amino-acid sequence METGLTKWIIVATVVLCTLLELIDTSIVNVALTQMMGNLSATQQEVSWVVASYGIANVIVIPMTGFLAEQFGRRNYYLFSVILFTLASMACGQSTNIWELVAFRFIQGIGGGALMATSQAILIDTFPPKQLALGQALFGMGVIIGPTIGPTLGGFIVDNYSWPWIFYVNVPVGIIAAFCTVLFIRDPERIKNAIPRPLRDIDWTGIFLLILGVGSLQLVLEQGEREEWFESAYILAFTAASIIGVVGFIWRELTAEQPIVDLRVLTKSRNLAVGAFLSFILGFGLFASVFVFPIFCQRILGFTAAQTGLLLLPGALLSGFMMPIVGKMIQKGVPQKFMLPIGFGVFFIFSYWMSRRITPLAGESDFFWPLMLRGFGLALLFLPITTMSLSGISGKDAGQAAGLTGMIRQLGGSFGVALVGTYIERTSFHNRVALLPNISLYDPETQQRVQGLTAGFMAKGASLMQAQQQAYAALEGMLMKQTAIITYGQTFLLIGLFFLACLPLVLIIKRARPGEKIDLNAAH
- a CDS encoding TolC family protein, encoding MLSRPQFAASLLMLGLLTAAGAAQAQVLSDSLTLDGTIRSVLDANPAITTLEEEVNAATSRVTQSRGGFLPQITGTATYTRIDPVVQVQLSPDAPAFQLAPNNNYDAHITLQYGLLDFGKKDATYNLAESRRLTAVDQINVTRRDLAYSAAQVYYNILFVRESIKVQNAQIASLQQHKREMEKRVEGGVSTRFDVTTTDVRITQAQNTKIDLENQLRNQQVQLARLLHKPEYVDVPVRGTFAYQPTAVDLNQALAQATENRPEVKLARDAEQTANLNLKLIERANTPTLGVGAQLGGKNGYLPNLDKFRPNSVGVVQFSVPIYDGGRNKNQRVEAQANIRGSQARIQDTQEQIRADVRQAVNNLQSSTARYDNAQLQISQATDALTRAKARYRYDVGTNLDVLDAETSLAQARLARLQAIYNYTLGQYQLKRATGEQIWAGTAPAK
- a CDS encoding sigma 54-interacting transcriptional regulator; amino-acid sequence: MPQSEESLLLYLNEAIATTRSKDKLFQLVTEKLRLIFPFDMIAIITLDSAQRYKRLFMRDYLGEVPYPMPQNAAGMMPVENSPTELFVRDPRVQQIDIRELTADYPDFMPFVLLEQRKVHYLTVVPLRTGGQLIGLLCMAARRAPALLPADLTLLEKIGSLVAVAVNNALAFEEIAWREREKSVQLSVTNVLLSSKDRQALFQTVAEEINRIVPLDYFGLRIQRRETATEGFAEFAKQPDGTFAPLAESRWDGVADREQMQRETFGIFSQPLLLTGPDYELAARRYRMLQYTMEKNGTRAMLGVPLWTDDTQAAVLVLASRRPDAFTTADLDLVAGLAPQITLAMRNLFAFEQIEALRAQLEREKTYLLDEINTTAKFEDFIGTSSVMQLVQTRIRQVAPTDTTVLIQGETGTGKELVARALHNLSPRKERALIKLNCAALPAQLIESELFGHEKGAFTGAHDRRIGKFELADGGTIFLDEVGELPLDLQAKLLRVLQEKEFERIGGRRVIRADVRVIAATNRVLEEEVAAGHFRADLYYRLNVFPIRLPALRERTEDIEPLMRHFLERFTKQMGKPVRGLRERDLRALQQYGWPGNVRELEHVLEQAVIVSQGPFLEFQGFAAATQAAPAAADAGGPLKTLREQERDHILAALHRTGGRVSGPNGAAVLLDINPKTLEARMKKLGIRRTVEAGE
- a CDS encoding HlyD family secretion protein, whose product is MATPVQQDPAVATSRPAAPAYEPAVDEQPVGRSKRPIILIIVALVLLVGGYFGWQRYQFGLSHEETDDAQVEGDVYPILPRIGGPVVEVKVQDNQAVKKGDVLVTLDPADYQQRVNAAEAALAAARANVVAAEAGVGTAQANVSSAQSAIGVSDANRSRLEKDLKRSAFLRKEDIIPQSEYDAVQANLKSTSAQRSTAQQQVRVAQQQVAAARQQIAVAEAVVKQRQADLDNAKLQLSYTTITAPGNGVVSKKGVQPGQVVSPGQQMMGLVASEQTWIIANFKETQLENMKVGQPVNVEVDAYPNEEFQGHIESLSAATGARFALLPPDNASGNFVKVTQRVPVKIVLDKADPEHPLRAGMSVVATVKVK
- a CDS encoding M1 family metallopeptidase — encoded protein: MKNLLTAAGCVLATTAALAQQAPSTPSANPTLQIYRASATKVNDLVHTKLDVRFDYAKRYLYGKEWVTLKPHAYATDSLRLDAKGMDIKQVALVNGQQLTPLKFDYTDQNNLRIYLGKAMAPGTSYTVYIEYTAKPDELKVQGSAAISDAKGLYFINPDSAVAGKPVQIWTQGETEASSAWFPTIDRPNQKTTSEISLTVPSKYVTLSNGALVSQTPAGAGLRTDTWKMDLPHAPYLFMMAVGDFKIYKETWRGKEVSYYLEPKYAPFAKQIFGNTPDMLEFFSNRLGVEYPWNKYAQVVVRDYVSGAMENTSATLHGEFVQMTDKQLLDREYGNESVIAHELFHQWFGDYVTAESWSNLTVNESMADFSEGLYAEHRYGADAGDSHNHRNLRNYLRSAPDAQKNLVRFHYADKEEMFDLVSYQKGGAILDMLRTYLGDDVFFAGLQKYLQDNKFGNGEAHQQRLAMEAVSGQDLNWFYNQWYFGTGHPVVTIDYAWDAAQKVQSVTVKQTQPGQPFQLPFAIDYYVNGQPQRQRVMMTQATQTFTMPLSAKPNLVDVDAEKTLVWQQTDNKPVAEFAYQYAHAPLYVARREALLAAAAKQDTDAAARKLLLAGLNDKFNNLRMVAAERLKLDNKDIAKEAAPALRKRVATEKDPHALATELTALAKLKEKKDEKLFSRQLSAPSYTVQAAALQALGEVQPALALTKAQALESSEDAGISQAVASVYSQHGGDAQWAYVRTRYDAADGQNKFGYFEGMGTMLTRLNDPKAFTEDVERLRDLAIKYKRYGAAEPVIEALQAGAKAQAGKPAAAANQATAEKAIADIQAAK
- a CDS encoding universal stress protein yields the protein MTIATVLCPVDFSEATAPLVAYAAALAAGTHAELRLLHVLEPQPVLENLPDLALAQQLAHYHALATAAGARVSTAVVHAPDVAQAIVAEARRHPADLIVIGAHGRTGLNRFLMGSTAETVVRTASCVTLLVKSPVDTSYRASA